Below is a genomic region from Rosa chinensis cultivar Old Blush chromosome 5, RchiOBHm-V2, whole genome shotgun sequence.
TTAACCCGTGAGAACAAGAGACACCTGCTATGAGTTGTGAACTCCGACGAAGCCCGACACGAAATATATGATCAATTCGTTCAGAActcaaccaaaatcaaaaaataaatatataaaggcATAGAGCTCAACGAGAAGACTTATTTCCTTACCTTGCATGTCATCATCGGCGACTGAAGTCGCCGGAAAACTTAAGAAAACCGCCGGAACCAAAGAAACTTCTCAGCTTCGGATTGACTTCGTCGGAGCCTATCGGTGGAAACCCAGGCCACGATCTTGGTCGTGACGTCAAGGCGGTCCTAACGCCGGTGGTATGCCGCCGAGAAGTAGCCGGACGGACGAGATACCATCCGGTCTCCTTGGTGGGTCGTTGGTCCGAGAAACAGGTTGCCAGCACTGATATTTCTGGAGTGATCTAAACCATTTGATCTAATCTCAGCAAACTTATAGGCTCAGTGGACTGTCAGGACGAAGCAGTGGTAGAGATCAACGCTCCCGATTTAATTGCTTGAATTTCCTTTAATTAAAATACATTTCCTTAATTTCCAAACTTCcgaaatttcaaaataaatagttCCGATGTCCGAAAAATTCCACGAAAATTTCTACGAACTCATCATGTCATGTACTTTATTATCGAACCTTTAAATTGAAGATTTCATTTCCttgaaaattcagaaaaaaattTCCAAGTGTCCTTAACACTTATTGAGATTACAAATTAAATCTTGAACAATTTCAATTTAACTCCTTAAATATTTCCGGCTCACATTCAAGAATCAAGATTTCTTACTGGTAGGCTTATGACAACTATCTTTACTTTTTACCTTCTTTTCGAACATTTAGTGGGACCCAAACAAGACGTTTAACCTAATTCGTAGACATGTGGCATGCAAAAATCGGAGATATAACGTTATAAAAGTTTAAAGTGAGTGGcaattttataattttgctGAAATCCTATTTCTGTAAATGGCAGATCTGACCTTTCCATTTCGTGAAACTTCTCAAAATTGCCCAGAAAACGCAGCTTTGCTGTCGGAACTTCCTGGCCACCTCAGATCGTGAAACCGGTTCTATTCTCTTCATCTTTGAGACATATTTCCAACAATATAAGCCTTGCACCTTGTTATCCACCGTACACAACGAATCGAAGgggagaattttttttaattttttatttttataagaggatcaaagggtttcaatCCTgctcccatggtgactcgaacccatgtcttcgtacataggtagtgggtgctctaaccactgggcatctccaacagtaaaaGCTATCTTTTTAGCTAAATcatctaaaagttaaatttaggtagtaaatttctagcttttcctccagcagtgttagctaaactaaaaaaattgaacatGGAGTGTTTAGCTTTTcgttattttctctctcctccctagctaaatttagctagagatTTTAGCAAAAGCTAAATTTGACTTTCATATAACTATTCTGCTGGAGTGCTAAACTATCTCAAATTAGCCAAATTTATAACTTTTTATTGAAATAGCTAGTCTCTTGGAGATGccctaacaccacttcgtcattCATCATTAGAATTTGACTTCATGATAGTTAGAAAAGTTGTTGTGCTTGATGTGATGATTCTTGTGGCATAGGTCTTGCAACCCAATTTAGAGTTCGACCTGCTAGGAGAGTAGTGGCGCGTGacgggaaggaaaaaaaaaaaaaaaaagtaattgctTTCCTGAAGCGTATAAAGATGAGATATAACGGGACACGCGTCATTAATTCGGTCAGAATTTGTAAGATCAACTAACGGCCAGGATAGAATTGAAATGCAAAATAATCTCCGCGCCAGAACAGGAGACCACCACCTTGGTCTTCTTCACAAAATAGGAAAGAAGCAGTCACTGCCAAAACCCAGAGCCATTAAAGAAACCTCCCCAAAACAGACCAACAACCCATAATGAAATATCTCCTGCAACTCCGCACAACCACTCCAACAAAAGCAGCACGCTCCAATGGTGGGTGCGTGAAATTCAATCGCATAAAGGCATGAGTCAGTACTCAGTACACTACACTGTCTTTAATCCCTTCAACATAGTAGAAATTGAACTCCCTCTTTAGGTTTTGGCCTCTATTCTCCACTTTCCTCTCTGTTTGAGTTAGGGCACCGTGGTCTCTGTTGCTCTCTTCCTTGTTGGACTCGTCAATGGAAAGGTACGTTTCTCTCTAATGGGTTTGATTCtgtaatttgaaattttgaattttaaagaATAGGGTTTTAGAAGTGAATAGATTTTAAATCTGAGAATTTTGTGTGTTGCATTGCCTTTGATTATTTATCTAAGTTTATGGGTCTACTTCTTTAATTGTAACAGTGGGAAATGTAACTTTGAGGAGCAGTTGGACTGTTCCTGGAGGTCTCCCCACCATGGATGGAAGTGTTTGGGTCCTAAATTAGAGGCCAAGAGGTATAGGCTTAATGTAGCTGGGAGTCGGGGAATCGGATCTGGGAGCATAGGAGGAGGAGGTGTGATTAGAAATGAAAAGGGAGAATGGGTAGCTGGGTTTGCAGAAAATTTGGCAACTGGTAGAGTTATTGAGGCAAAGCTTTGGGCTTTGTATAGAGGCTTGGAGCTTGCTTGGAAATCTGGGTGGGCTCCTCTTGGGGTGGAATGTGACTCAAATGTGGCTTTAACTGTCGTAATGAATCAAGTGGTGCACCAGAACCACTCTCTGTTTCAGTTGGTTAAAAGCTGCCAGGAGCTTCTTGACCAAAACTGGAAATGTTCGCTAGGGTGTGTATCCGCGGAACGAAACTGTGGCGCCATTTTTCTAGCCAATTTGGGGCTTAGTATGAAGCTTGGATGCCACTATTTTGACGTTCCCCCTCCGGCGTGTGCCCCATTTTTGGTTCACGATGAGTGCAGTGTAGCTCCGCCAGGGTCTGTTGCTGCTCGTAACGTGAAGAATCAGGAGGCTGATAGAATGATTCAAAGGGATACTAGGAGGAAGAATCAAAGGGTGCGTAAACTGATTCAGAAGGCTCGTAGAATGAAGAATCGGAAAGTGAAAGAGGATCGTGAATCTGTGATATTCACATGGAGAATTGACACTTTCTCTAGACTGGACACCTTCAAGCATTACTCAGAGCCTTTCATCATCGGTGATCTTGAATGGTACTTTTAAGTATCTCCTAGCATTCGCAGACTTTAAAAAATTCTCTGCTTTGTGATCTGTTGTGGTTTTTTAGCTTGCTTTCATCATCTGTGATTAAATGTTATTCTAAAATACTCGCTAGCATTCGCATACTTAAAACATTCTATTGCTTTGTGATATCTTGTGGTTTTTTAACTTGCCCTGGTTGGTTTTGTCAGGCGGATCGTTATCTATCCAAAGGGAAACAAGGAGGACTACTTGTCGGTGTATTTGGATATGTCAGATACTAGGGCATTGCCACTTGGGTGGTCTAGATATGCCAAATTCAGCTTAACCTTAGTTGATCAACTTCAGTGCAGCAAGTCAATAACAAAGGGTACATTCTattctctttctcttatttgTATCTGTTGTCTTGAAGTTTTACAGAATGCTGTAAAAGGAAATAGTGAATTCCTGCATCCTCTTTTGGAGGATTTGCTTTGATGTGCTCTCAGCCTTACTACAAAATAATGAATGACTACATGATGACAATATATGTGTGACTGACTGCCTTCTACACTTGTTTAAATTCTTAATTTCACCATTTGTTATCAACTTTTCTGCTGACCCTAGTCCATGAGATTTAGTTGCAGTAACTGTAAAATGTAAAACTGTACAAAAgatggagaaaagaaaaatagaagtatggaattttttttttttttgaagtggaAAAGCGATTAGTTAGAGAGAAGTAGAGTAGTGTTAAATATGAAGGGAAGTCTAAGTTGAAGGAATAATAGAACTTCAAATTGTCATATTGTTAATtttgtttccattttttttcatatttccCTTATAGGAAGACTCAAGAAAGACATGGTTTCTCAGATTCAAAAGGCATCTAGCATTTTTCTCTTGGAGATAATAGTGTAAATTCACTGACTGCGTTAACGGTCTTAATATTACATCTCCATTCAATTGTACTTGCGGATAGGTGGTTCAATCATGTTAATGAAACCTATTTCACTGTTAAAATTGTTGTGGACTAATAAACTTATTGGCCAACTATGACAACAGAAGCTTGCTGATATTCACTGTCAATATTTAAGGGATTTCCTTCATCTGCATGTCTGGTTGCTTGTTTTGTATCATATTTTTGATATATCTGATTTGATCCATTAAAATGGATAGGATGCAAgatagtaatatatatatatatatatatatatatatatatatatttcttcagTTAAAATGGAGTATAAGAAGGTTGAGTTGCTGCAACTAAATACTTTAGAAAAGTTGGAGAACTTTTCGTATTATATTGTGGTTTGCTGTTTTTGGTACGTTTACTTAGCTACTGAGATTAGTGTATGAGGTCCATTTGATAGCTGACAAGATTAGTGTTTGGTCTTTATTATAATCCCTTTTTGGATTAATGCTATTTTCTTTTAATGTCCTTTCATGTTTTTATCTGCAGAGATTGTACATGTGTTCAATGCTTGTGAGAGGGACTGTGGCTTCAAATCATTAGTTCCTCTAAGTCAATTTTATGACCATGGTAATGGGTACATTGTGAATGACATATGTATAATTGAAGCCAAGGTTGCAATTTTACAAGACCATGGAATTTTTGCACCTGTGGAGCCCTTCAGGAAGGAAAAAGAGGGGCAGGGACCTTCAAATGTGCAGCCTGTGAATGTTCCAGACTTTTTCACAAGATGGGAGACACCAAGTTGTGAACAGGTGCCTGCCAACTACCACAATGCAGCAAGTTCTGAACAAATTTGCACCGAGCTTCCTAACATTTCCATTGCCAAGGAATCTGAGGTTGTGTCCTCCACATCAGCTGATGAGCTCATGGATTTCAGGGGTTTAGCCAAAATACAAGAAGCTTTTGTTCCGCTGTTAGATGAAGTTTGTTCATGTCACTCTTCTCTCATTGAATGCCAAATGAAGCAAAGTCCCATGTTTATCGAGTGGGCATTCACTGCCTTGGGCCGAGTTCTACATTTTTTGAAAACTAAGAAGGTTAAGGATATGACAGATGATGTCTGTACAGACCTAGAACTTCTATGGAAAGAGCTCCAGATCTTCAAATTTGACTTGGCTTGGCTGAAGCCTCATGTTCAAAGAGCTTTGCATATGAATAAGTTGGTCAAAAGGGCAGGACAAGTAAAGATATTGAGAAAGGATGTGGTTGATTTGGAGATTGAAAACAAGAGGCTAATGGCTAAGCTCGAGGTAGCAAGAAGAGATTTGGAAAAGGCTGAAGGTATTGAGGAGATGGACATGGATAAGGAGCTAGGTTATGGGGGTTAGCTGTCCTGTGGAATTCGGAATTATGAGAACTCTCACATAATTCTCAGGAGTCCAATTAGTTTATAGGCAGCATATATCTATCTAGTTTTAGTTTCTCCAGTTAGTTCTTATTAATTTTCTAACTACTTGTAACCTTTCTAATGGCTTGGGGTTGTACAACTTATCATTGAGTAAGATTGTTGTAGTATTATTATTCATTTCTGAACCTCTGCATGGTGTCAGGGCTAAAGGTCATTCCACTCTGCTTCTTTATCTTTCATATCTCAATTTCTGTAGTCACTGTTGTCTTTATTTGATAACCACCTGTTGGTATTTCTTGTGGAAGTCAATCATGTTAATATTCTGGATTAAACTCCATCTTTTGATGTTCATAGTGTAGCACCTTCAGCCATTGTGCTTCCTGGCTTGAGAATGGACAAGCTACTTGGTCTCTGGTTCCTTTATAACCCAACCCTTTTGGGTGTTACATTACATAAGGGGCCACCAAAAGTTTTAATCTTTTGTAAGGCCTTAACGGCAAAGTTTTTATCTTTTACTCTCACTCTCGTCGCCGGCGCTCTCTCTCTGCTCTGGCTCTGGCtgtctctctcactctcaatgCGCTGGAATCAATTTCAAGGATCGGCGACAATTTGAAGAGAAGAAATCCAGCGCCGCAACTCAAATTTTCGATCAATTCGACGCAGTAAGCATCTATTCTTTCAAATCTCACAGTAGCCAATTGGTTAGCAGTGGCTATTGACTATTGACTATctcggattttagggttttagtgGAGTTTCATGCTAATATGTCATATCTCCCAGTCTACTTTGGTTTACATATAAATCCAACTAGTAACTGCTTCCCTTCTTTCTCTTTCGATTCTCCTAAATCAGCTTCCTGCCTGCCCTAACATCATCCCCTCTTGTATACTGTGCGTACTGTTAGACATCATGACATGAGAGTGACCATGTCATGATGCTTTTATATTCTGTCACAGTAGCCATCCAATTTCATGGAAGTagcttttattttgtttctcaGTAGCTTCCCTATGTGTGTAGATATCTTGTTGTTTCATGAATATTGCTTTGCAATAGTTTTGATAATGCTTGGTAGATTTCAGGTTATTGTTTCATAATTATTACTATACTCTTGACAATTGTTTTATGGGAGTAGGCGAGTAGCCTTTATGGTTCCTGACAATATCTTCCCTAATCTCTGTCAGTAGCTTTTGTAGTCTTTGGCCATAGCCAATAGCTTTCATATTCCTTAACAGTAGTTTTTTGTATGTTATCTTTTCTCACTCTTTTCTCTAATTACTTGCAGTAAGCAAAGATGGCTGAAGGAAATGAACAGAGAGACAGACTTCCACAGTACAGAGCTAGTCTGCAGTCATTCAATGAGAAGATGAAGACATACAGGAAGGTAATCAGTCCTGATGCCATAATGATGTTGACATCGTCACCATTCTGGGATATTATTAAGGTGTTCCATCTTCAATTTTTAGAAGATAGTGAATGCAAGAAAGTAGATGAAGACATTTTGAGGATGGTCATGGCGTATGACACCAAAAAGCAAGGGTTTGTGTTAGATCAAACCATACACAAAATAACAGCTGAAGATGTGGCAACATGTCTTGGAGTGAGATTGCAAGGAGTGGCATTCCCGCTCAATAAGCACCACCAAAAGCCAAAGAACAATGGGATAATTGACAAGTACTTTGCTGATGCAAAGAAAGTAACAAAGGTCATGGTCGACAATGCACTCAAAGAAGCTTTGAAAGACCCGAAGAAACAAGTCCCAATCGATGTCGCAAGTCTGATCGTCATGAATCTATTCATATCATTCTTGTTCTGCACCTCAGGTTATACATTGTCCTGGAAGTTGGTAGAAGTTTGCACCGACTGGACTTCTTGGCGACAATATTCATGGGCAAGCTTGATATTAGACCATCTGCATAATGGTCTAAGTAAGAAGCAGCAAGAGAAAGATGTCGCTTTGTCAGGTTGTTTGCCACTAATCATGGTAAGTAGGCACTACTGGTTTATTAACATATCAGCAGATTTTGGCTATcaaaattaatgtttttttcATTGTTATGTAACAGTATTGGTTAGCTGACAAGACAAATATTGGGGGAGTAATCAAAAGACATGAAAGAGCGACGCCCACATTTATAAAATGGTCACTTGTCGAGCTGCACAAAGAAATGGTGAAACTAACCAATGTGCAGATAGaggtaaagaaagaaaaaaaaaattaatttgcaATAAGAAGTCCGTTTAGAAATATATTGTTCTAGTCTTTAACGTTGTGTATACTTTGTTTGATTAAAAACAGGAAATGTTTGACCAAAAAGTGACAGTGGAAGACCTTGCAGTGACATTACATATTATAAAAGGAAGAAACAAAGGAGCAGCAGAAGCAGAATCAAGTGAAACAAGTGGTTGTTTTCTCCTGTTATGGATGCTTTGCTTTTATTTGGTATTGCATTTACTGCAAAATATGTTCTGTGTGTTTCCAAATTAATGCTTGACTGCTTGCTCTATGCTTACTGAAATTTTTACCCACATAAGATGtagaaaatggaaaaagaaatgtgatacaaaatagaaaaattgtaCGTGCCATATAAGAGAATGTTTTGTTTAGAGTAGAATTAGAGTGGTAAGTCTGTGTTCCGATATAACAGGGTATATCTGATTACGACAGAGCTTGCTGGTATTAGTTGTCATAACATAAATTAAATCCCTCATATGCATGTCTAGTTGCGGATGTTATATCCATCGAAAGGGCGTGCATAAGCCATACTTTTTCAATTAGATGCTGTCTAAGAAGGCTGAGATGCTGCGACTGGATACCCTGTTGTGTGCCAAGTTTGAGCTGTTACTTTTTGAGGCACTTTTATTGGGTTCAGGACTTCAGGTTAAGGAAATTGTTAGTTAGTacatttaattatttattgtgAAATACATACgtttaataattaattagagTAGAAGTAGATGGTACGTGCACGTTCCAAAATAAGGTATATGTATCTGATCACAGTGGGAAGCGTGTTGGTGttaattgattttgattcattgaaaataaataagacaTGTATAATCTATGATGTTTGAATTAATTGGTGTATAAGGAACCGTGATGCTGCAACTGGCAGTGTATTCGGTTCTGCTTAAGGGAATTGTTTGTCAGTGTATATTCATTGCGCAATATGTCATTGTTTGTTATAGGTAATATTCATTACGAAATATAGTTGATAGTTTATGCATTCGTTTATTGTGGTCAATGTTTATCAATGAAACATTTAATTGAGTTCACTATTGGTACTGATGCAAAGTTCCAGAATTTGCTTCTCCTATTACTTATTGTTTTGTACCTTGGGAGAGCTATCTTAATTAGTCTTTTTGTGATCATTGGTATTTTGATTTTGCAGAAACAGTACATGTATTTGACAAAAATGACAGCGCTTGTGGCTTCACCTCGTTAATTCCACTTAGGATGCTTAATGACCAACAAAAAGGGTATCTTGTGGACGATACCTGTGTCATTGAAGCAACTGTTGCAGTCCCTAAGGCTGAGATGACAGCCCTAGTAAACGAAAATGGCAGTTCTGCACCTGTGCAGCCCTTAGGTGCAGAACTGCCAATGATTGCCGAGCCTCTAGATAGCCGCGCTGAGTCTCCAGTTGTCAAGGAAGAGCCTTTTTTGAGCTCCTTACCAAGTGATGAAACCGCAGATTTCAGAGGCTTTGGTAAAGTCGACAAAGCCTTTGTTCCATTGCTGGAGGAAGTTTGTTCCTTGTACCCTTCCCTGGTTGAATGCCAGCAGAACAGAGGGGAACAGTTCACTCAATGGGCATTCACAACTTTGGGTCGACTGCTCTACTTTCTAAAgactagaaagcccaaggatatTACAGAGGAGACTTGTCGAGAGCTGAGAAAGTTATGGGCAGAGCTTGAGGTCTTCAGATTTGACTTGAGCTGGCTGAAGACAGATTTTGAAACATCCTTGCGTATGAAGAATCATGTGGAAAGAGCAAGGCAAATGAGGGAGGAAATGAACGCTTTGGACGCTCAAAGGAAAAGGCTCAAGGCTGAGCTCGCTTCGGTTGAGGTAAATTTTGAGGAAGCACAAAGAAAAGTAGCTGATGCTGAAGAGTTGCTTGAATGTGAGCTAGGCTATGGAAGGGGTGAGCCTTCATCATAGactatcattttcttttctttttttcttttgctaccAATAGTGGGGGATAAGCAAGTTAAGGCATAGTTTCATCAGGATATGTTTTAAGCTTATGAAATGGTTCAAACCGACGTGTGTTTACATTATTCTTGTAACATTTTGTATATATGAGCTTGCTGCAATTCTCTGCTCTTGTGTTTTCTGGGTGCTGAGAGTTCTTCTTTTGTCTCTTTTGATGCCTTTTTAAGTTCAGCTCTCtgtgttctttctttcttctgtgAATTTGATATGAAGTCTCTTCCAAAGATACATCTGTGTGTATGGTTCAAACGACATCGTCTTTGTGCGGACAACATTTTAAACCAACTTCGTTCAGATAACCCGAGGTTTCTAAACCCAAGGGAAACCTATCTTCCTAAAACCCCAactgaaaaaaatatatataaaaaaaatatcttcctaAAACCAACTTGGTGTTTAGACGAAAATACCCTCCTAATTCGATAGAGTTATATCTGCATAGCGGGGCATTTTGGTAAACTTAAACACCACCGGCAGCAGTCACCCACAAACTTTTCGGTCACGCCTGTGGTTTTCTTTCTCTCCAAGCACAAGTACACTTCTCTTGTCTCTCCCCCACCTAAAGCCCTGAGCACCCCCCCATCAAATCTCTCTAGAAACCCCAATAATTCCATATTCCCATTTTGCCCCTGCAGTTTCTCCTCCTCAGCCATGTTCGTGTCTAGGGTTTTAGCTCGCGCTTCGAGGGCCATCCCCAGGAGCACGGTGTCCTTCGCCGCTCTACCCAATCACCGATTCCCAATCATTTCCAATCAGCCGCAGCCTCTGATTCAGGACTTGCCCAATAAGGTGCCAATACCCCCCCTAATTTTGCTTGTTTCCTCACTAGGGTTTTGCTAGGGTTTAAGGCCTTTCTGCAAATTTTACCAATTTCCTATGCTTTATGAACTCCGATTTCGATTTCTCGCACTCTTGAAGATGTGGTTTACTGCTACTCATTGGTTTAGTTGAGaaagttttggttttgtgtccaACAAATTTTGGATAATAATTGTGTTGGATCGTATGGCAATTCTTCAATTGGCTGTCTGGGACTTCGTATTTTTAGATTTTGAATCTTGGGTTTGTTTGATAGAGTTCTAAAATATTTGGTATGTTAATCATTACGGTAGCCTGgtctacaaaaaataaaaataaagtaatttatTGTGTCCTTGGCATAAGCTAACCTTGCTTCAAATGATGATTGAAGGCTCATGTGTCTGCTTGGTTAAAATTTCACCCAGGACTTTTATGTTGCAAACCATAATATCCACTGTCAACTTTAAGCCGTGATGGGGTTatctgtaattttatttttcctatGATATAAAGTTCGTTGGTTATTAGCTTTGATCTTCAATCTTTTCACTTTACTCAAAGATGTTGGATTTTTTGTCAATCTCTAtaagtttgtttcttttgagAGTGTAAGGACATGATGGATGCACATTTACTCATTAAGTTTAtgtttattttcattatttactCAAATAACAGTTGATTCCGAGTCAGGTGTCACTGTTGCATCATTCAGCCTCCAGTTCTTCTATATCTATATCTCAACTATTCGGATTCTCTTCATCTGCATCTCCGGAGCCTTCTGAAAGGGTTGGAAATGGAGGTGCTGAGAAGAGTGATGCTAAAGTTTCTGATAGTGGGGATACAAAAGTGGCTGATCAAACCAAAGAATCAGGTTCTATTCCAGATTCCCAGTCTACCAATGTTAGGAGACAACGTACTCTAAGAGGAGGTACTAAACGAACTGCATTTTCTGATTCTGATTCAGATTCAGATTCAGATTCAGATTCAGATGGTGACTTGTCTACTGAGGATCTGGTGAAACTTCTCACAGAGAAGGAAGAACTTCTGAAACAAAAGCATAAAGAGATTGAGAAGATGCAAGAGAAAGTCCTCCGCAGTTATGCAGAAATGGAAAATGTCATGGATAGAACAAGGCGCGAAGCAGAGAATACGAAAAAGTTTTCCATACAGGTCGTCCTCAGATTCAAGTTGTTGTGTTTGTATTTACATAATTCTCGTAGGACAATTTC
It encodes:
- the LOC121049493 gene encoding MATH domain and coiled-coil domain-containing protein At3g58270-like, yielding MESGKCNFEEQLDCSWRSPHHGWKCLGPKLEAKRYRLNVAGSRGIGSGSIGGGGVIRNEKGEWVAGFAENLATGRVIEAKLWALYRGLELAWKSGWAPLGVECDSNVALTVVMNQVVHQNHSLFQLVKSCQELLDQNWKCSLGCVSAERNCGAIFLANLGLSMKLGCHYFDVPPPACAPFLVHDECSVAPPGSVAARNVKNQEADRMIQRDTRRKNQRVRKLIQKARRMKNRKVKEDRESVIFTWRIDTFSRLDTFKHYSEPFIIGDLEWRIVIYPKGNKEDYLSVYLDMSDTRALPLGWSRYAKFSLTLVDQLQCSKSITKEIVHVFNACERDCGFKSLVPLSQFYDHGNGYIVNDICIIEAKVAILQDHGIFAPVEPFRKEKEGQGPSNVQPVNVPDFFTRWETPSCEQVPANYHNAASSEQICTELPNISIAKESEVVSSTSADELMDFRGLAKIQEAFVPLLDEVCSCHSSLIECQMKQSPMFIEWAFTALGRVLHFLKTKKVKDMTDDVCTDLELLWKELQIFKFDLAWLKPHVQRALHMNKLVKRAGQVKILRKDVVDLEIENKRLMAKLEVARRDLEKAEGIEEMDMDKELGYGG
- the LOC112168364 gene encoding uncharacterized protein LOC112168364 isoform X1 encodes the protein MAEGNEQRDRLPQYRASLQSFNEKMKTYRKVISPDAIMMLTSSPFWDIIKVFHLQFLEDSECKKVDEDILRMVMAYDTKKQGFVLDQTIHKITAEDVATCLGVRLQGVAFPLNKHHQKPKNNGIIDKYFADAKKVTKVMVDNALKEALKDPKKQVPIDVASLIVMNLFISFLFCTSGYTLSWKLVEVCTDWTSWRQYSWASLILDHLHNGLSKKQQEKDVALSGCLPLIMYWLADKTNIGGVIKRHERATPTFIKWSLVELHKEMVKLTNVQIEEMFDQKVTVEDLAVTLHIIKGRNKGAAEAESSETSETVHVFDKNDSACGFTSLIPLRMLNDQQKGYLVDDTCVIEATVAVPKAEMTALVNENGSSAPVQPLGAELPMIAEPLDSRAESPVVKEEPFLSSLPSDETADFRGFGKVDKAFVPLLEEVCSLYPSLVECQQNRGEQFTQWAFTTLGRLLYFLKTRKPKDITEETCRELRKLWAELEVFRFDLSWLKTDFETSLRMKNHVERARQMREEMNALDAQRKRLKAELASVEVNFEEAQRKVADAEELLECELGYGRGEPSS
- the LOC112168364 gene encoding uncharacterized protein LOC112168364 isoform X2 is translated as MAEGNEQRDRLPQYRASLQSFNEKMKTYRKVISPDAIMMLTSSPFWDIIKVFHLQFLEDSECKKVDEDILRMVMAYDTKKQGFVLDQTIHKITAEDVATCLGVRLQGVAFPLNKHHQKPKNNGIIDKYFADAKKVTKVMVDNALKEALKDPKKQVPIDVASLIVMNLFISFLFCTSGYTLSWKLVEVCTDWTSWRQYSWASLILDHLHNGLSKKQQEKDVALSGCLPLIMYWLADKTNIGGVIKRHERATPTFIKWSLVELHKEMVKLTNVQIEEMFDQKVTVEDLAVTLHIIKGRNKGAAEAESSETKTVHVFDKNDSACGFTSLIPLRMLNDQQKGYLVDDTCVIEATVAVPKAEMTALVNENGSSAPVQPLGAELPMIAEPLDSRAESPVVKEEPFLSSLPSDETADFRGFGKVDKAFVPLLEEVCSLYPSLVECQQNRGEQFTQWAFTTLGRLLYFLKTRKPKDITEETCRELRKLWAELEVFRFDLSWLKTDFETSLRMKNHVERARQMREEMNALDAQRKRLKAELASVEVNFEEAQRKVADAEELLECELGYGRGEPSS
- the LOC112167635 gene encoding grpE protein homolog 2, mitochondrial isoform X1, whose protein sequence is MFVSRVLARASRAIPRSTVSFAALPNHRFPIISNQPQPLIQDLPNKLIPSQVSLLHHSASSSSISISQLFGFSSSASPEPSERVGNGGAEKSDAKVSDSGDTKVADQTKESDSDSDSDSDGDLSTEDLVKLLTEKEELLKQKHKEIEKMQEKVLRSYAEMENVMDRTRREAENTKKFSIQNFAKSLLDVADNLGRAASVTKTGFAKIDQSKDSTGTLPLLKTLLEGVEMTEKQLSEVFKKYGVEKYDPTNEPFDPHRHNAMFQISDPSKPPGTVAQVLKPGYMLHDRVIRPADVGVTQEAENNATEEDAGN
- the LOC112167635 gene encoding grpE protein homolog 2, mitochondrial isoform X3 translates to MFVSRVLARASRAIPRSTVSFAALPNHRFPIISNQPQPLIQDLPNKLIPSQVSLLHHSASSSSISISQLFGFSSSASPEPSERVGNGGAEKSDAKVSDSGDTKVADQTKESGSIPDSQSTNVRRQRTLRGEKEELLKQKHKEIEKMQEKVLRSYAEMENVMDRTRREAENTKKFSIQNFAKSLLDVADNLGRAASVTKTGFAKIDQSKDSTGTLPLLKTLLEGVEMTEKQLSEVFKKYGVEKYDPTNEPFDPHRHNAMFQISDPSKPPGTVAQVLKPGYMLHDRVIRPADVGVTQEAENNATEEDAGN
- the LOC112167635 gene encoding grpE protein homolog 2, mitochondrial isoform X4; translation: MFVSRVLARASRAIPRSTVSFAALPNHRFPIISNQPQPLIQDLPNKLIPSQVSLLHHSASSSSISISQLFGFSSSASPEPSERVGNGGAEKSDAKVSDSGDTKVADQTKESDSDSDGDLSTEDLVKLLTEKEELLKQKHKEIEKMQEKVLRSYAEMENVMDRTRREAENTKKFSIQNFAKSLLDVADNLGRAASVTKTGFAKIDQSKDSTGTLPLLKTLLEGVEMTEKQLSEVFKKYGVEKYDPTNEPFDPHRHNAMFQISDPSKPPGTVAQVLKPGYMLHDRVIRPADVGVTQEAENNATEEDAGN
- the LOC112167635 gene encoding grpE protein homolog 2, mitochondrial isoform X2; its protein translation is MFVSRVLARASRAIPRSTVSFAALPNHRFPIISNQPQPLIQDLPNKLIPSQVSLLHHSASSSSISISQLFGFSSSASPEPSERVGNGGAEKSDAKVSDSGDTKVADQTKESDSDSDSDGDLSTEDLVKLLTEKEELLKQKHKEIEKMQEKVLRSYAEMENVMDRTRREAENTKKFSIQNFAKSLLDVADNLGRAASVTKTGFAKIDQSKDSTGTLPLLKTLLEGVEMTEKQLSEVFKKYGVEKYDPTNEPFDPHRHNAMFQISDPSKPPGTVAQVLKPGYMLHDRVIRPADVGVTQEAENNATEEDAGN
- the LOC112167635 gene encoding grpE protein homolog 2, mitochondrial isoform X5 — its product is MFVSRVLARASRAIPRSTVSFAALPNHRFPIISNQPQPLIQDLPNKVSLLHHSASSSSISISQLFGFSSSASPEPSERVGNGGAEKSDAKVSDSGDTKVADQTKESDSDSDSDSDGDLSTEDLVKLLTEKEELLKQKHKEIEKMQEKVLRSYAEMENVMDRTRREAENTKKFSIQNFAKSLLDVADNLGRAASVTKTGFAKIDQSKDSTGTLPLLKTLLEGVEMTEKQLSEVFKKYGVEKYDPTNEPFDPHRHNAMFQISDPSKPPGTVAQVLKPGYMLHDRVIRPADVGVTQEAENNATEEDAGN